From Cellulomonas fimi ATCC 484, a single genomic window includes:
- a CDS encoding ABC transporter ATP-binding protein: MLVTLLRHHLRPYRTAVVAVVVLQVVQTLATLYLPSLNARIIDDGVARGDTGEILRLGGVMLAVSLVQVVCAVIAVYFGSKAAMGFGRDVRGRLFGHVQTFSAQELGRFGAPTLITRTTNDVQQVQMVVLLTFTLMIIAPIMLLGGVVMALQEDVGLSGILLFAVPVLAAVIAAIVVRMVPYFRSMQKRIDAINRVLREQIAGVRVVRAFVREERESQRFAAASTDLFDTSLRVGRLMALMFPAVMLVLNVTSVGVLWFGGQRVDSGEMQIGALTAFLSYIAYILMAVMMSTMMFVMFPRAVVSAERIGEVLTTTTSVVPPTAPVAPPTGPDARPGLVELRGVEFRYPGAEQAVLRGVDLVAEPGRTTAIIGSTGSGKTTLVNLVPRLFDVTSGAVLLDGVDVRDLDPDVLWTQIGLVPQKPYLFSGTVRSNLEFGRPGASDDELWHALDVAQARSFVEELPEGLDAPIAQGGTNVSGGQRQRLAIARALVRRPHVYLFDDSFSALDYATDAALRAALVPETRDATVIVVAQRVATIRHADRIVVLEDGEVVGVGTHTELLEQSETYREIVYSQVSAEEAA; this comes from the coding sequence GTGCTCGTCACGCTGCTGCGCCACCACCTGAGGCCGTACCGCACCGCAGTCGTCGCGGTCGTCGTCCTGCAGGTGGTCCAGACGCTCGCCACGCTCTACCTGCCGAGCCTCAACGCCCGCATCATCGACGACGGCGTCGCCCGCGGGGACACGGGCGAGATCCTGCGGCTGGGCGGCGTCATGCTCGCCGTCAGCCTCGTGCAGGTTGTGTGCGCCGTCATCGCCGTCTACTTCGGCTCGAAGGCCGCGATGGGGTTCGGCCGCGACGTGCGGGGGCGGCTGTTCGGGCACGTGCAGACGTTCTCCGCGCAGGAGCTCGGCAGGTTCGGGGCGCCGACGCTCATCACGCGCACCACGAACGACGTGCAGCAGGTCCAGATGGTCGTCCTGCTGACGTTCACGCTCATGATCATCGCGCCGATCATGCTGCTCGGCGGCGTCGTCATGGCGCTGCAGGAGGACGTCGGGCTGTCGGGGATCCTGCTGTTCGCGGTGCCCGTGCTCGCGGCCGTGATCGCCGCGATCGTCGTGCGGATGGTGCCGTACTTCCGGTCCATGCAGAAGCGGATCGACGCGATCAACCGGGTGCTGCGCGAGCAGATCGCCGGCGTGCGGGTCGTGCGGGCGTTCGTCCGCGAGGAGCGCGAGTCGCAGCGGTTCGCCGCGGCCAGCACCGACCTGTTCGACACGTCGCTGCGCGTCGGGCGCCTGATGGCGCTCATGTTCCCGGCCGTGATGCTCGTCCTGAACGTCACGAGCGTCGGCGTGCTGTGGTTCGGCGGCCAGCGCGTCGACTCCGGCGAGATGCAGATCGGCGCGCTCACGGCCTTCCTGTCCTACATCGCCTACATCCTCATGGCCGTCATGATGTCGACGATGATGTTCGTGATGTTCCCGCGGGCCGTGGTGTCCGCGGAGCGCATCGGCGAGGTCCTGACGACCACGACGAGCGTGGTGCCGCCGACGGCCCCCGTGGCACCGCCGACCGGGCCCGACGCGCGGCCCGGGCTCGTCGAGCTGCGCGGCGTGGAGTTCCGCTACCCCGGTGCCGAGCAGGCGGTGCTGCGCGGGGTCGACCTCGTCGCCGAGCCGGGCCGCACCACCGCGATCATCGGGTCGACCGGGTCCGGCAAGACGACGCTCGTGAACCTGGTCCCGCGCCTGTTCGACGTCACGTCGGGCGCCGTGCTGCTCGACGGCGTCGACGTGCGCGACCTCGACCCCGACGTGCTGTGGACCCAGATCGGGCTCGTGCCGCAGAAGCCGTACCTGTTCTCCGGGACCGTGCGGTCCAACCTGGAGTTCGGCCGGCCCGGTGCGAGCGACGACGAGCTGTGGCACGCGCTCGACGTCGCGCAGGCGCGCTCGTTCGTCGAGGAGCTGCCCGAGGGGCTCGACGCGCCCATCGCGCAGGGCGGGACCAACGTGTCCGGCGGTCAGCGGCAACGGCTCGCGATCGCGCGCGCCCTGGTCAGACGCCCGCACGTCTACCTGTTCGACGACTCGTTCTCGGCACTCGACTACGCGACCGACGCGGCCCTGCGCGCGGCGCTCGTCCCGGAGACGCGCGACGCCACCGTGATCGTCGTCGCCCAGCGGGTCGCGACCATCCGGCACGCGGACCGCATCGTCGTGCTGGAGGACGGCGAGGTCGTCGGCGTCGGCACCCACACCGAGCTGCTGGAGCAGTCCGAGACGTACCGCGAGATCGTGTACTCGCAGGTCAGCGCGGAGGAGGCGGCGTGA
- a CDS encoding NfeD family protein, with amino-acid sequence MADWLWWVSGALVLGILEMLSLDLVLVMFAGGALAGGVAAGLGAPVPVQIAVACVTAVLLLFTLRPWLLRRLRARQPLVETNAAALVGREAVVMSTVTVEGGRVKLAGEVWSARAEAGTAIAPGTPVRVARIEGATAVVAAAGSGQPPVPGAAPAR; translated from the coding sequence ATGGCGGACTGGCTGTGGTGGGTCAGCGGAGCGCTCGTCCTCGGCATCCTCGAGATGCTCTCGCTCGACCTCGTGCTCGTGATGTTCGCGGGCGGGGCGCTCGCCGGCGGTGTCGCCGCCGGTCTCGGGGCGCCGGTGCCCGTCCAGATCGCCGTCGCCTGCGTGACGGCCGTGCTCCTGCTCTTCACGCTGCGGCCGTGGCTGCTGCGCCGCCTGCGCGCGCGCCAGCCGCTGGTCGAGACCAACGCCGCCGCGCTCGTGGGGCGCGAGGCCGTCGTCATGTCGACCGTGACCGTCGAGGGTGGCCGCGTCAAGCTCGCGGGCGAGGTGTGGAGCGCTCGCGCCGAGGCGGGCACCGCCATCGCCCCGGGGACGCCAGTGCGTGTCGCCCGCATCGAGGGGGCGACCGCCGTCGTGGCGGCCGCGGGCTCGGGCCAGCCGCCCGTGCCGGGTGCCGCCCCCGCCCGCTGA
- a CDS encoding SPFH domain-containing protein, with product MDDTTNVGQIALYIVLGLALLFVVVALIRSVRIVPQTVAMIVERLGRYSRTLDAGLHLLIPFVDRIRAGVDLREQVVSFPPQPVITSDNLVVSIDTVIYFQVTDPKSAVYEIANYIMGIEQLTVTTLRNVIGSMDLEQTLTSRDQINGQLRGVLDEATGRWGIRVNRVELKAIDPPASVQGSMEQQMRAERDRRAAILTAEGVKQSQILTAEGEKQAAILRAEGDAQSAILRAEGEARAILQVFDAVHRGDADPKLLAYQYLQTLPKIAASPSNKMWFLPSELSGALGQLARGFGGEPADGATADSGRPAGTSPLGEDLPPTALTDPAQALAEARRESAAATADATSAGTLSGRPFDPGVELGQRPGGGAVPMHKPTDQPPAAPDEPTSGA from the coding sequence ATGGACGACACGACGAACGTGGGCCAGATCGCCCTCTACATCGTGCTCGGCCTCGCGCTGCTGTTCGTCGTCGTCGCGCTCATCCGCTCGGTGCGGATCGTGCCGCAGACCGTCGCGATGATCGTCGAGCGCCTCGGCCGGTACTCCCGCACGCTCGACGCGGGCCTGCACCTGCTGATCCCGTTCGTCGACCGGATCCGCGCGGGCGTCGACCTGCGCGAGCAGGTCGTGTCGTTCCCGCCGCAGCCCGTCATCACGTCCGACAACCTCGTGGTCAGCATCGACACCGTCATCTACTTCCAGGTCACCGACCCGAAGTCCGCGGTGTACGAGATCGCGAACTACATCATGGGCATCGAGCAGCTCACCGTCACCACGCTGCGCAACGTCATCGGCTCGATGGACCTCGAGCAGACGCTGACGAGCCGCGACCAGATCAACGGCCAGCTGCGCGGCGTGCTGGACGAGGCCACGGGCCGGTGGGGCATCCGCGTCAACCGCGTCGAGCTCAAGGCCATCGACCCGCCCGCGTCGGTGCAGGGCTCGATGGAGCAGCAGATGCGCGCCGAGCGCGACCGTCGCGCCGCGATCCTCACGGCCGAGGGCGTCAAGCAGTCGCAGATCCTCACCGCCGAGGGCGAGAAGCAGGCCGCGATCCTGCGGGCGGAGGGCGACGCGCAGTCCGCGATCCTGCGCGCCGAGGGCGAGGCTCGCGCGATCCTCCAGGTGTTCGACGCGGTCCACCGCGGCGACGCCGACCCGAAGCTGCTGGCGTACCAGTACCTGCAGACGCTGCCGAAGATCGCCGCGAGCCCGTCGAACAAGATGTGGTTCCTGCCGTCGGAGCTCTCGGGCGCGCTCGGCCAGCTCGCGCGCGGCTTCGGTGGCGAGCCGGCCGACGGCGCGACGGCCGACTCCGGCCGCCCCGCGGGCACCTCGCCCCTCGGCGAGGACCTGCCGCCCACGGCGCTCACCGACCCGGCGCAGGCGCTCGCGGAGGCACGCCGGGAGTCCGCGGCGGCGACCGCGGACGCCACGAGCGCGGGCACGCTCAGCGGCCGGCCGTTCGACCCGGGCGTCGAGCTCGGGCAGCGCCCCGGCGGCGGCGCCGTCCCGATGCACAAGCCGACCGACCAGCCTCCCGCCGCGCCGGACGAGCCGACGTCCGGGGCCTGA